One segment of Cardiocondyla obscurior isolate alpha-2009 linkage group LG15, Cobs3.1, whole genome shotgun sequence DNA contains the following:
- the Gpo1 gene encoding glycerol-3-phosphate dehydrogenase, mitochondrial isoform X2, translated as MASLRLIVAGASAVGAGTLTSYFLLSDNTVHAEVKIKPRPPRRTLPTREDQVKTLKSQDYDVLIIGGGATGAGCALDACTRGLKTALVEGDDFASGTSSRSTKLIHGGVRYLQKAIMQLDVEQYRMVKEALHERASMLQSAPHLAHPLPIMLPVYTWWQIPYYWFGIKMYDLVAGSKTVKSSYYLSKSNALELFPMLKGDKLTGAIVYYDGQQDDARMNLAVALTASRHGATVVNHVKVINLLKGLDKDGKRVLVGAHLRDELTGEEWDVKAKAIINATGPFTDHIRKMDDQNVPSICSPSSGVHIVLPGYYSPDQMGLLDPATSDGRVIFFLPWQKQTIAGTTDLPCEVTHNPRPTEDEIMFILQEVKNYLNPDVEVRRGDVLSAWSGIRPLVSDPNKPNTQSLARNHIVHVSPTNLITIAGGKWTTYRAMAQETIDAAIKACDLEPERPCQTDGFLLEGAQGWSPTMYIRLVQDFGLECEVAQHLSKSYGDRAFAVAKMASLTGKRWPIIGKKIHPEFPYIDAEIRYGVREYARTAIDMIARRLRLAFLNVQAAQEALPGIIDIMAEELHWSAEEKKKQQHEASEFLAQEMGQMVNRASRDKIPINLTKDEIQLYIKRFRIIDKDKKGYVSVNDIRRGLKVLGINMSQDEMHSLLSEIDVTYNGQMELQDYLQMMSAIKSGHVAYSRFARMAEMEEAQHEKEMLKKQISVERSGGGL; from the exons GCCGTCGGTGCAGGCACACTTACCTCATACTTCCTGTTATCAGATAATACG GTGCACGCTGAGGTAAAGATAAAACCAAGGCCACCTCGAAGGACTCTGCCGACACGAGAAGATCAAGTAAAGACTCTGAAGTCGCAGGATTACGATGTACTGATAATTGGAGGTGGTGCGACGGGAGCAGGATGTGCTCTGGATGCCTGTACACGAG GCTTAAAAACTGCATTGGTCGAAGGCGACGATTTCGCATCCGGTACGTCGTCTCGAAGCACGAAATTAATTCACGGTGGCGTACGATACCTGCAAAAAGCGATTATGCAGCTAGATGTCGAACAATATAGAATGGTAAAAGAAGCACTTCACGAACGTGCGTCGATGCTACAAAGCGCACCACATTTGGCGCATCCATTGCCCATCATGCTACCGGTTTACAC ATGGTGGCAGATTCCTTATTATTGGTTTGGCATTAAGATGTATGATCTGGTAGCTGGTAGTAAAACAGTCAAATCATCGTATTATTTGAGTAAATCGAacgccttggaactttttccGATGCTGAAAGGCGACAAACTGACAGGAGCTATTGTCTATTACGATG GTCAGCAAGATGATGCTAGAATGAATTTGGCGGTTGCTTTAACAGCTTCGAGACACGGAGCGACAGTCGTAAATCATGTTAAagtaatcaatttattaaaaggtCTTGATAAA GATGGAAAGCGAGTTCTTGTTGGAGCTCATCTTAGAGATGAACTTACGGGAGAAGAATGGGATGTAAAGGCCAAAGCCATAATTAATGCGACTGGCCCCTTCACCGATCACATCAGAAAGATGGATGACCAAAATGTTCCATCTATCTGCTCTCCGTCTTCCGGCGTTCACATAGTGTTACCTGGCTATTatag TCCCGATCAAATGGGTTTACTTGATCCAGCGACGAGTGACGGCCGAGTGATCTTCTTTTTGCCGTGGCAAAAACAAACAATTGCAGGGACGACTGACTTGCCTTGCGAAGTAACACATAATCCTCGACCCACGGAGGATGAAATTATGTTTATTCTGCAGGAAGTAAAAAACTACTTAAATCCGGATGTTGAAGTGCGCCGCGGAGACGttctttcggcttggagtGGTATTAGGCCGCTCGTTTCTGATCCGAATAAACCGAATACACAGTCGCTCGCTCGAAATCATATTGTGCACGTTAGTCCTACGAATCTTATCACAATAGCAGGCGGCAAATGGACAACTTACCGAGCGATGGCTCAAGAAACTATTGATGCGGCTATAAAAG CTTGCGACTTAGAACCTGAAAGACCTTGCCAGACTGACGGCTTTTTACTGGAAGGTGCACAGGGCTGGAGCCCTACGATGTACATCAGATTGGTACAAGATTTCGGTCTGGAATGCGAAGTCGCGCAACATTTATCCAAGAGTTATGGGGATCGTGCGTTTGCAGTGGCTAAAATGGCATCGCTTACAGGAAAACGGTGGCCTATTATCGGAAAAAAGATACATCCGGAATTTCCGTACATCGACGCTGAA attcGTTACGGCGTGCGCGAATATGCTAGAACTGCGATCGACATGATCGCGCGTCGATTACGACTCGCTTTTCTGAACGTCCAGGCTGCTCAAGAAGCATTGCCGGGCATCATAGATATTATGGCCGAAGAATTACATTGGTcagcggaagaaaaaaagaagcaacaACACGAGGCTAGCGAGTTTCTCGCTCAAGAGATGGGTCAGATGGTTAACCGTGCTTCCCGTGACAAAATTCCTATTAATCTTACGAAGGATGAAATTCAACTTTATATCAAGCGCTTCCGCATTATAGATAAGGACAAAAAAGGATACGTGTCCGTTAATGACATTAGGCGAGGACTAAAG GTATTAGGTATAAATATGAGCCAGGACGAGATGCACAGCTTATTAAGTGAAATTGATGTTACTTACAATGGCCAAATGGAATTACAAGACTACTTACAG atgATGTCAGCTATAAAGTCTGGACATGTGGCGTATTCACGTTTTGCGCGAATGGCTGAAATGGAGGAAGCACAGCATGAAAAGGAAATGCTCAAGAAACAAATAAGTGTTGAGAGATCGGGTGGTGGACTATGA
- the Gpo1 gene encoding glycerol-3-phosphate dehydrogenase, mitochondrial isoform X1, producing the protein MASLRLIVAGASAVGAGTLTSYFLLSDNTVHAEVKIKPRPPRRTLPTREDQVKTLKSQDYDVLIIGGGATGAGCALDACTRGLKTALVEGDDFASGTSSRSTKLIHGGVRYLQKAIMQLDVEQYRMVKEALHERASMLQSAPHLAHPLPIMLPVYTWWQIPYYWFGIKMYDLVAGSKTVKSSYYLSKSNALELFPMLKGDKLTGAIVYYDGQQDDARMNLAVALTASRHGATVVNHVKVINLLKGLDKDGKRVLVGAHLRDELTGEEWDVKAKAIINATGPFTDHIRKMDDQNVPSICSPSSGVHIVLPGYYSPDQMGLLDPATSDGRVIFFLPWQKQTIAGTTDLPCEVTHNPRPTEDEIMFILQEVKNYLNPDVEVRRGDVLSAWSGIRPLVSDPNKPNTQSLARNHIVHVSPTNLITIAGGKWTTYRAMAQETIDAAIKACDLEPERPCQTDGFLLEGAQGWSPTMYIRLVQDFGLECEVAQHLSKSYGDRAFAVAKMASLTGKRWPIIGKKIHPEFPYIDAEIRYGVREYARTAIDMIARRLRLAFLNVQAAQEALPGIIDIMAEELHWSAEEKKKQQHEASEFLAQEMGQMVNRASRDKIPINLTKDEIQLYIKRFRIIDKDKKGYVSVNDIRRGLKLFGDKEVPGEELHEILREIDTNMNGQVELDEYLQMMSAIKSGHVAYSRFARMAEMEEAQHEKEMLKKQISVERSGGGL; encoded by the exons GCCGTCGGTGCAGGCACACTTACCTCATACTTCCTGTTATCAGATAATACG GTGCACGCTGAGGTAAAGATAAAACCAAGGCCACCTCGAAGGACTCTGCCGACACGAGAAGATCAAGTAAAGACTCTGAAGTCGCAGGATTACGATGTACTGATAATTGGAGGTGGTGCGACGGGAGCAGGATGTGCTCTGGATGCCTGTACACGAG GCTTAAAAACTGCATTGGTCGAAGGCGACGATTTCGCATCCGGTACGTCGTCTCGAAGCACGAAATTAATTCACGGTGGCGTACGATACCTGCAAAAAGCGATTATGCAGCTAGATGTCGAACAATATAGAATGGTAAAAGAAGCACTTCACGAACGTGCGTCGATGCTACAAAGCGCACCACATTTGGCGCATCCATTGCCCATCATGCTACCGGTTTACAC ATGGTGGCAGATTCCTTATTATTGGTTTGGCATTAAGATGTATGATCTGGTAGCTGGTAGTAAAACAGTCAAATCATCGTATTATTTGAGTAAATCGAacgccttggaactttttccGATGCTGAAAGGCGACAAACTGACAGGAGCTATTGTCTATTACGATG GTCAGCAAGATGATGCTAGAATGAATTTGGCGGTTGCTTTAACAGCTTCGAGACACGGAGCGACAGTCGTAAATCATGTTAAagtaatcaatttattaaaaggtCTTGATAAA GATGGAAAGCGAGTTCTTGTTGGAGCTCATCTTAGAGATGAACTTACGGGAGAAGAATGGGATGTAAAGGCCAAAGCCATAATTAATGCGACTGGCCCCTTCACCGATCACATCAGAAAGATGGATGACCAAAATGTTCCATCTATCTGCTCTCCGTCTTCCGGCGTTCACATAGTGTTACCTGGCTATTatag TCCCGATCAAATGGGTTTACTTGATCCAGCGACGAGTGACGGCCGAGTGATCTTCTTTTTGCCGTGGCAAAAACAAACAATTGCAGGGACGACTGACTTGCCTTGCGAAGTAACACATAATCCTCGACCCACGGAGGATGAAATTATGTTTATTCTGCAGGAAGTAAAAAACTACTTAAATCCGGATGTTGAAGTGCGCCGCGGAGACGttctttcggcttggagtGGTATTAGGCCGCTCGTTTCTGATCCGAATAAACCGAATACACAGTCGCTCGCTCGAAATCATATTGTGCACGTTAGTCCTACGAATCTTATCACAATAGCAGGCGGCAAATGGACAACTTACCGAGCGATGGCTCAAGAAACTATTGATGCGGCTATAAAAG CTTGCGACTTAGAACCTGAAAGACCTTGCCAGACTGACGGCTTTTTACTGGAAGGTGCACAGGGCTGGAGCCCTACGATGTACATCAGATTGGTACAAGATTTCGGTCTGGAATGCGAAGTCGCGCAACATTTATCCAAGAGTTATGGGGATCGTGCGTTTGCAGTGGCTAAAATGGCATCGCTTACAGGAAAACGGTGGCCTATTATCGGAAAAAAGATACATCCGGAATTTCCGTACATCGACGCTGAA attcGTTACGGCGTGCGCGAATATGCTAGAACTGCGATCGACATGATCGCGCGTCGATTACGACTCGCTTTTCTGAACGTCCAGGCTGCTCAAGAAGCATTGCCGGGCATCATAGATATTATGGCCGAAGAATTACATTGGTcagcggaagaaaaaaagaagcaacaACACGAGGCTAGCGAGTTTCTCGCTCAAGAGATGGGTCAGATGGTTAACCGTGCTTCCCGTGACAAAATTCCTATTAATCTTACGAAGGATGAAATTCAACTTTATATCAAGCGCTTCCGCATTATAGATAAGGACAAAAAAGGATACGTGTCCGTTAATGACATTAGGCGAGGACTAAAG CTCTTTGGAGATAAGGAAGTGCCGGGTGAAGAACTTCACGAAATTCTGCGCGAAATCGACACAAATATGAACGGTCAAGTCGAATTGGATGAATATCTTCAG atgATGTCAGCTATAAAGTCTGGACATGTGGCGTATTCACGTTTTGCGCGAATGGCTGAAATGGAGGAAGCACAGCATGAAAAGGAAATGCTCAAGAAACAAATAAGTGTTGAGAGATCGGGTGGTGGACTATGA